One part of the Segnochrobactrum spirostomi genome encodes these proteins:
- a CDS encoding ABC transporter permease, which yields MSAPDPLAGRSRAAAWFATFAAYVVPLGFILAPMTLFLAYSFFSVDHGDIVFSPTLANYVRFFTDPVFQPIFWRTCLLCLSVAVLCVVFAYPVALFLTGLKGRQRHAVLVLLLVPLLMSYVIKIYAVRSILGGNGLLNRTLMALGLIDEPSMLFVFNLNAVLLTLTVLLIPFAILPIFLSLETIPKALRHASADLGASDLQTFLRVTLPLSLPGVASAMSFVFVLAIGDFLTPQMVGGQSGFTFGRIIYSQFGTAFNWPFGAALSVILAAAVICAIALGGWAGTRRQTQ from the coding sequence ATGAGCGCGCCCGACCCCCTGGCCGGCCGGAGCCGCGCGGCCGCCTGGTTCGCCACTTTCGCGGCCTATGTCGTCCCGCTCGGCTTCATCCTGGCGCCGATGACGCTGTTCCTCGCCTACAGCTTCTTCAGCGTCGACCACGGCGACATCGTCTTCTCGCCGACGCTCGCGAACTATGTCCGCTTCTTCACCGATCCGGTGTTCCAGCCGATCTTCTGGCGCACCTGCCTGTTGTGCCTGTCGGTCGCGGTGCTGTGCGTGGTGTTCGCCTATCCGGTGGCACTGTTCCTGACCGGGCTCAAGGGCCGGCAGCGGCACGCCGTCCTGGTGCTGCTGCTGGTTCCGCTGCTGATGAGCTACGTCATCAAGATCTACGCCGTGCGCTCGATCCTCGGCGGCAACGGGCTCCTCAACCGCACCCTGATGGCGCTCGGCCTCATCGACGAGCCGTCGATGCTGTTCGTGTTCAACTTGAACGCGGTGCTGCTCACGCTGACGGTGCTCCTGATCCCGTTCGCGATCCTGCCGATCTTCCTGTCGCTCGAGACCATTCCGAAGGCGCTGCGCCATGCCTCCGCCGATCTCGGGGCGAGCGACCTGCAGACCTTTCTCCGGGTGACGCTGCCGCTCAGCCTGCCCGGCGTCGCGAGCGCGATGAGCTTCGTCTTCGTCCTCGCGATCGGCGACTTCCTCACCCCGCAGATGGTGGGCGGCCAGTCCGGCTTCACCTTCGGGCGGATCATCTACAGCCAGTTCGGAACCGCCTTCAATTGGCCGTTCGGCGCCGCGCTGTCCGTCATCCTGGCGGCGGCGGTGATCTGCGCGATCGCGCTCGGCGGCTGGGCCGGAACGCGGAGGCAGACCCAATGA
- a CDS encoding ABC transporter ATP-binding protein, which translates to MADPGVLLTLRSVTKSYGSVPILHGVDLDVRDGEFITILGPSGSGKTTILRLIGGFTSPSGGEIRLDGQDITATPINRRPFNTVFQDYALFPHLTVEANVAYGLAVRGTPRAEVTKRVADALELVSLGAFGKRYPAQLSGGQRQRVALARAIVCRPRLILLDEPLAALDVALRHQMQVFLKSVQAEIRTTFLFVTHDQEEAIAMADRICVMNAGRIQQIGSPHEVYYRPSCEFVATFFGDNNLIAGTLGPVSGTRRAIETSLGTIVCSIEGQPELAAAPAGARAFAACRPEAMEVGPINDRDPARENAIAATIDQVAFGGASTMAFATAAGDRAISLRARLQSRPEGTPLAAGDAVTLSFRADDCRLVPA; encoded by the coding sequence ATGGCCGATCCCGGCGTTCTTCTGACCTTGCGCTCCGTGACCAAGTCCTACGGCTCGGTTCCGATCCTGCACGGTGTCGATCTCGACGTGCGCGACGGCGAGTTCATCACGATTCTCGGGCCGTCCGGCTCGGGCAAGACCACGATCCTGCGCCTCATCGGCGGCTTCACCTCGCCGTCCGGCGGCGAGATCCGGCTCGACGGGCAGGACATCACGGCGACGCCGATCAACCGGCGGCCGTTCAACACGGTGTTCCAGGACTATGCGCTGTTCCCGCACCTGACGGTGGAGGCGAACGTCGCCTACGGGCTCGCCGTGCGCGGCACGCCGCGGGCGGAGGTCACGAAGCGCGTCGCCGACGCGCTCGAGCTCGTCAGCCTCGGCGCCTTCGGCAAGCGCTACCCGGCGCAGCTTTCCGGCGGCCAGCGCCAGCGCGTGGCGCTCGCCCGCGCCATCGTCTGCCGGCCGCGGCTCATCCTGCTCGACGAGCCGCTCGCCGCGCTCGACGTCGCGCTGCGCCACCAGATGCAGGTCTTCCTGAAATCGGTGCAGGCCGAGATCCGCACCACCTTCCTGTTCGTCACCCATGACCAGGAGGAGGCCATCGCCATGGCGGACCGGATCTGCGTGATGAATGCCGGGCGCATCCAGCAGATCGGCTCGCCCCACGAGGTCTATTACCGGCCGAGCTGCGAATTCGTCGCGACCTTCTTCGGCGACAACAACCTGATTGCCGGAACCCTCGGCCCCGTGAGCGGCACCCGGCGTGCCATCGAAACGAGCCTCGGCACCATCGTCTGCTCGATCGAGGGTCAGCCCGAACTCGCCGCCGCGCCGGCCGGCGCCCGGGCCTTCGCGGCCTGCCGCCCCGAGGCGATGGAGGTTGGTCCCATCAACGATCGCGATCCGGCGCGTGAGAACGCGATCGCCGCAACCATCGACCAGGTCGCCTTCGGTGGTGCCTCCACCATGGCCTTCGCCACGGCCGCGGGCGACCGTGCGATCTCGCTGCGGGCCCGGCTGCAGAGCCGTCCGGAAGGCACGCCGCTTGCGGCGGGCGACGCGGTGACGCTGTCGTTCCGTGCCGACGATTGCCGGCTGGTTCCGGCATGA
- a CDS encoding ABC transporter substrate-binding protein, translating into MKGLKKLLCGAALAAGLWASGAAAETLRVLAWEGYADADWVKEFTQETGIDVDVVFIGSDDEIWAKIKGSEGKDFDVMAVNTAQLQRYIDAKLVTPWDLKDIPNQQQVLPRFRDLSKIKGETRDGQVYGIPFAFDSIGLIYDVDKVKPAPTSMAILWDPKYKGKVLAYDNGEHNVSFTALVLGIKDPFHLTPEQLAEVKAKLVALKGNVLSFYTTSDEAQQIFQNNDVALVWANYGQQQLKALQKAGAHVAYINPSEGALSWLDNWAMTSGVKDKAAAEKWVNFLLQKKIGEQLTERTGFGNTVVPSGSAKETDTLVWLDAVEDPLKRSDLWNEVKAAP; encoded by the coding sequence GTGAAGGGATTGAAAAAGCTTCTGTGCGGCGCTGCGCTCGCCGCCGGATTGTGGGCCTCGGGCGCCGCCGCGGAAACGCTGCGCGTGCTCGCCTGGGAAGGCTACGCCGATGCGGACTGGGTCAAGGAGTTCACCCAGGAGACCGGCATCGACGTCGACGTCGTCTTCATCGGCAGCGACGACGAGATCTGGGCCAAGATCAAGGGCAGCGAGGGCAAGGACTTCGACGTCATGGCCGTCAACACGGCCCAGCTCCAGCGCTATATCGACGCCAAGCTCGTCACGCCCTGGGATCTCAAGGACATCCCCAACCAGCAGCAGGTGCTGCCGCGCTTCCGCGATCTGAGCAAGATCAAGGGCGAGACGCGCGACGGCCAAGTCTACGGCATCCCGTTCGCCTTCGATTCCATCGGCCTCATCTACGATGTCGACAAGGTGAAGCCGGCCCCGACGTCAATGGCGATCCTGTGGGACCCGAAATACAAGGGCAAGGTGCTCGCCTATGACAACGGCGAACACAACGTCTCCTTCACCGCGCTGGTGCTCGGCATCAAGGATCCGTTCCACCTGACGCCGGAGCAGCTTGCCGAGGTGAAGGCGAAGCTCGTCGCGCTCAAGGGCAACGTGCTGTCGTTCTATACGACCTCCGACGAGGCCCAGCAGATCTTCCAGAACAACGACGTCGCCCTCGTTTGGGCCAATTACGGCCAGCAGCAGCTCAAGGCGCTGCAGAAGGCCGGCGCCCACGTCGCCTACATCAACCCGTCTGAGGGCGCGCTGTCCTGGCTCGACAACTGGGCCATGACGAGCGGCGTCAAGGACAAGGCGGCGGCCGAGAAGTGGGTGAACTTCCTGCTGCAGAAGAAGATCGGCGAGCAGCTCACCGAGCGAACCGGTTTCGGCAACACCGTCGTGCCGAGCGGTAGCGCCAAGGAAACCGATACGCTCGTCTGGCTCGACGCCGTCGAGGACCCGCTGAAGCGTTCCGACCTGTGGAACGAAGTGAAGGCGGCACCCTGA